Part of the Paenibacillus aurantius genome, CGCAGCACGTATTCGTTGTAGAAGTAACCCAGATGCGCCGCCGGGCCCCCGAAGGAGGTGAGCCCGAGCTTGGCGGACACCTTCAGAATCTCGAGCCAGCGGGAGAGGCTGCCATTCACCATTGGAGCCACATCCCTGTTTTGTCATCGGATTTCTTCAGCCTTATGTACGTCCGGCACTCCGGGTCCGCCTCCTCGATCTCCACGAGCGACCGGGCATAGCCCTCGAGCCCTTGCTCCTGCACCCGGGCCGCTAGCTTCTCCATTCCCCCGGACTCTCTTCCTTCCACGGCTGGCGGAAACAAGCCGTCGGTGACGAGCAGGAGCGCCCGCAGCCCGATCCGGTTGATTCGCCCGTACTCCAGCGTCTCCGCGAGCTCCGGCTCCCCGTTCATCACGGAGTAACCCTCCGGCGTGTTGACCTTCATGCGGTTGGCCGTAATCACGGGCCTTACATACTCCCACAGCTCCGCCTTGGAGGCCAGCCCCCGGGCCAGACCCTCCCGCCACTTCGCCTTGGACACCCGGTCGAGGTGCTCCACATGGTCGCGCGTCACGACTCGCACAGCCCCGTCGGCATACACCGCGGCCAGCATGCAGTCCCCGGCCTGGGCGTATTCGATGCCTCCCGGCAGGATCCTTACCAGCGCCAGCCCTGTGCTCCACAGCTGGTCCTTGCGGGTGACATCAATCCCGCACTCCTCCATGCGGGCCCGCAGCCGGGCGTTTGCCGCAAGCACCGCCTCCCGGAGGGAGAAGCCGCCTGGAACCGCCTCGGCCGACGGAAGGCCGTTCCAGTAGTCCGCCGCCAGACGGGAAGCGAGGTACCCGCCCGTTTCCCCGCCCGCCCCGCGGTAAGGAAGCAGCGAAGTCGCTCCGTCCAGCACGCCGTACAGCTGCAGGGATTCGTTTACTACGAGCGCATCCTCATTCCACGGATTGCTCCCCTGCAGGCTGATTTTGTCGATCCGCATCTTTAGGCCTCCCATCCCAGTTCTAAGCTTAATCCCGTTTCGGCCAGCCGGATATTCGGCGGCAGGAGGTACGTCCGCCCCAGGTCCACATCATGCGACATATGGGTAAAAACGGCCTGTCCCGCCCCCAGCTCCCGGACGAGCTCCTGTCCTTCGATCATGTCGTAAACGGAGCGGGTGTGGTAAGGAAACTCCTCCTTGTAGAAGGAGGTGCCGAGCACCAGCAGGTCCACGCCCGAGAAGAAAGCCTTGGCCTCCTCCGACAGGTTAATCGAATCGGGGCAGTAGACCCAGCGGTAGCCGTTCTTCGCAAAGCGGTAAGCGTAGGAGAACCCGTTCTTCCCGTGGGGTACCTTGAACGGCTCAATCGTCCATCCGCCGAAGGAAAGCCCTTGATCCGCCTCATGAAACGTGAGGCTGCTCTCCAGCCACGGGTACCGCTCCCGCACCGTCGCGAGCACCTCCTCCGGGCCGAAGAGCCTTCCCGTGTTCTTCGTCCAGCGGCAGGAATCGGCCCATTCGGGAAGGCCCGCCATGTGGTCGAAGTGGGCGTGGGTCATGAGCACCCGCTTCATCTCGCGCCGGCCGAACCGTTCCATCTGGGCTTTCCAATCCGGCCCGCAGTCGATCAGAAGCGGACCGTCCCCGGTCGTAAGCTCCACCGAGGAGCGCAGCCTCCGGTTGCGTCCCGACGTCCGGGCCTCCCGGCACACTCCGCATTCACAATAAACGCGAGGAACTCCCATAGAGTCCCCTGTCCCCCAAAAGGTCAACCTGTCCATCCCGAGCCCTTCTTCCTTTTTTGTATTAAGAGTATCACACCGGAACTATTTCGAGAATCTTCCTCCACGGGCGCCTTATTTGTAGTATACTAAAGAAGTGTTTCCATGCTAAAAATTAAAGGTTGCCCAGGGCAATCCCCGCGGAACCGCCTTAAGATAGGCGCTATTCTTGTGATTTTTGGTTTTTAAATCGCGTGTGGAAACCAGTCAGGAGCCTACATGATCCATGGTACGCCAGATGGCAAGACCGCTAACCGCTCCCATACCCACACTTTTCCTAGAATCCTCGTAGCCGAGGATCACGATATAAACCGCCGGGTGATCGAGCTCGTTCTCACACGGCTCGGTCACGAGGCCCAATATGTTCAAGACGGAGAACAGGCCCGGCTGGCCCTTGAGAACGACGCCTACGATCTGGTCTTCCTGGACCTGAACATGCCGGTTATGTCCGGTCTGGAGGTCGCCCGGGGTGTGGCTCCGGGAGAGAACGGCGAACGGCCGGTTCTCGTGGCCATTTCCGCCAGCGTCATGCCGGAGGACAAGGAAGCCTGTCAGGCTGCCGGGATGGACGAGTTCATCGGCAAGCCGTTTCGGGTCGATTCCGTCCGGGAAGTCATCGGTAAGTATTTTCCTGCCGTGGAGGCTTGACCAGCCTTCCTCCCTTCAGAATCCGGGCCTTCGCAACCTAACGGGGCTCCCGAACCTTACAATCAAAAGCCGAAGCTTCCGCCCATGCGGCCGCTTCGGCTTTTTTGATATTTTCGGCAATAGGCTCCCGCTATTCCAAGGGAACCGGATAGCTAATCTCCTTATCTCCAGGTTTGCGCACAATACGCGCCTCTCCGTTCGTGTAATCAAAGATTCCCATGCATACGCCGTGGACCACCAGGTAGGTGCCGTCGTCCTGTTTCTGTACGGATCCGTCCGGATACCCCTTGGGGGAAACGTCCGATTCCACCCGGATAAAGCTGGCTACGGTATAACAGAACCCGAATTCCTTGTGAGCCTCCTTGGACACCGCCTGCAGAAGCCCCGGAAGAAGATCAGGATCCTGCTGATCCAAGGCCATTAGGCGGCCGCCCTCTTCCAGCGTCTCGGTAACAAGGCTGATCATGAAATCGGTCCCGAACTCCTCCCCAAAGGGAAACACCATGACGGTGAAATCGAAATCGTGCTTCCCCTGGTATCCCCGCACCTCCCCGAATTTTTTCTGAAGGTAGGTCGTCATGGCTTCGGCATTCTCTTCGAGGATCCGGTCGGGGTCGGGGTACCGTTCGGAAAGGGCCGCCAGGGTCAGCGGCTCGGCCGGCTTCTTCAGCAGGTCCTCTACGGCACTGACCGGAATCGCGAGGTTAAGGTTCGCCGAGCTCTCATAGCCCGCGCTCGTGATGCCCACGAGCTCCCCTTTCAGGTTGAACAGGGCTCCGCCGCTGCTGCCATGATCAATCGGGACGGAAATCTGGATGTAGGGATACCCGTCGACCATCCGGTTCCGGGCGGAGACAATCCCCGTTGAAACGGTATTCTTCAAGCCGAGCGGAGACCCAATGGCCACGACCTGCTCCCCCTCCTTCAGGGCGGAGGAGCGGCCAAGCGCGACGGGAGCCACCGGCAGCGGCTCGGTTTGGAGCAGCGCGAGATCGCGGTCCCGGTCATGATTAAGCACCGTCTTCACCTCGAGCTCCCGGTCGTCGCTAAGAATGACCTTACCTTGGACCGCACCCTCAATGACGTGGTAATTCGTCACGATTTTTCCGTCACGTGATAGAACCACCCCGCTTCCCGCCGAGATCATCTCCCCGTCCTCATCGTATAGCTCGAGATAGACCACACGGTCCGAGAGTTCGGCAATGTCCTCCACCGACTTCATCCCCGGAGGCGGCACCGATGCCGGCGGCCGGGTTCCGTTATCGGGAGGGCTTTGGATAATGACCGTGCGGGTCCCTTGGTCCCACGCAATGCTGTAGCCGCTCGACTCCCCCACGAACCGGACCGGCACCATCGTCACGTCGCTTACGATCTTTGCCGGCACCTCCAGGGTGAGCGGAGAACCGTTCACGTAGACGGTCCGGCTGTCGATCGGAATCGTAAGGATCAGCCCGTCCCGGACCCCCGTGACCGTCCGGTATTCGTTGTTCCAGGTCACCTTCATGCCCATTCGTTCGAAGATCGAGCGGAACGGAACCAGGGTGGTCCCTTCCACAATAACCGGATTGACTTCAAAAACCATCGGAACGTTGTCAAAAGTGACCCGAACTGCCCCTTCCGCCGAAACGCGCCCCGAAGGGATAAACAAAACCGCCGCCATGGCCAATGCCATGAGCCTGGTAAACCAGCGCATAAAAACCCCCTTCTCCTTCTCCCATGAAAAATGCGGATGGAGACCTTCTCCTCCGCTGTCTATTGTTTCCAGATGATTATAAGCCCGCTCCTTTATAGGTTTCAAGACCTATTTGTGCGGGTGATTTACCGGGACGGTTCCCGGTCGGGAAGGACGGCCCTCTTCTCTATCCCAAAAGCCGATTTCCGCGTCCGGAAACCAAAAAACCGGAGTCCGCCCACACGGCGGCTCCGGTTTTCTTTTGGCATTATTCCCTCTCCTGCTTGATCCCGCCCGGCTTTCGCCGCGGCTTACTTCTGCTCCACGTCCTTGCTCAGCTTGACGACTTCCTCCCAGCCCTTCTCGGGGGTCATCTTGTCAAACATGATCTGCTGGACGATGTTGTCGTATTCCTTGGCGAACTTGGCCCAGCCGCCCTTGTTGCCGGGACCCGGGTCAAAGACATTGCCTTCCTTCGAAACCTTGTTGATCAGCTCGATTCCCGCCTTGTCGGTGGCGTTGAATTTCGGCTCCAGCCCTTTCAGCACCGTTTTGGAAACCGGCGTTCCCCGCGAGGTTCCGAGAACATCCGCAGCTTCCGGATCGTTGATGAACCAGTCGACGAACTTCTTCGCTTCCTCCAGGTTTTTGCTGTCCGGGCTTACGCTCCAGTACATGGAAGCCTTCAGCCAACCGCCCGGCTTGGAGCCCTTCGGCATAGGAGCGAGTGCCAGATTGCCCGGCTTCAGCGCGTCGAAGCCCGGGAACTCGGCGGCGTGGGAGCCTTTGATCAGAATCTTTTCCTGCCCGAGCAGGTCCATCTTGGCATCCTGCCCTTTATCGGAGGTCGTGACGTCCGCCGGAGTCGTAAAGCCTCCCTTGCGAAGCTCCTTCCACTGGTTCATCCATTCCATCCACGTATCCTTGTCGTAATTGAACTTGCCTTCCTTCGTGCGGGCGTTGCCCTTGCCCTTGCTGAGCTGGTAGGAATCGTACCAGGCGTTGTCCGCCGTCATGTCCTTGATCAGGTACTGATCCTTCGCGAGCTTCGGCTTGACCTCCTTGGCCATCTGGAAGAGCTCCTCGAAGGTTTGCGGAGGCTGGATGCCCAGCTTGTCGAACACCGCTTTGTTGTATACCATGCCCCACGCGTTGTTTCCGAGCGGAACCGCGTAGAGCTTGTCTTTGTATTTGCCTGTCTCGAGAAGAGTGGGATCAACGTCCTTCACATTGACGGAGGACAGATCCGCGAGCCGGTTGGAGCTGGCCCAATCGTTGAACCAGGCGGCATCCATCTGGAAAATGTCCGGCGTATTCTTCGCGGCCGATTGCGTGGAAAGCTTATCCTGGTAGCCGTCGAAGCTTTGGTAAGCCGGTTCGAAGGTCACATTGGGGTGCTTCTTCGTATAGAGATCAAGCGCCTTCTGCGTGGCGTCATGCCGGGATTGGGAACCCCACCACATGATCCGGAGCTTGACCGGCGTCCCTGCGTTTCCGCCCGGTGCGGCCGAGCTGCCGCTTCCGGCTGCCGCTCCTTCTTCCTTCTTGACTCCGCAGGCTGCCGTCGTAAGGGAAAGCGCCAGAGCCATCAATGCGAGACTGCCGCGTTTGGTCGATCGATTCATACCCGATAACCCCTTTCTGATGTGCCTTAATCTGTCTTAATCGTACCGGGATGGAAAGCGCTTGCATAGGAGAGAGATGCACAATTCCTTTCACTATTTTACGCAAAAAACGAAAGCCCCCCGTCAGCCCTTGCTGAAGTCGGACGGGCTGCGGCCGGTATGCTTCTTAAACAGGGTGGTGAAATAAGGCACGTTCTTGTAGCCGACCTTCTCGGCTATCTCGAACACGAGCAGCTTCCGCTCGAGGATAAGGCTCTTCGCCTTCTCCATGCGCACCCGGGTCAGGTAATCGTTGAAGGTCTCCCCCGTCGCGTCCCGGAAAATGTTGCTTAAGTAGTTTCGCGACAGATATACCTTCTCCGCCAGGTCGGACAGCCGGATGTCCTCCGCATAATGCTCGTGGATGTACCGGACCATGAAATCGACCGCCTGCTTGTGCTTCAGGTTGTCCGTGCGTGAGAACCGGTCGCAGACGTCCTTCACCTTCGTAAGCACCCAGGCCTTCAGCTCCTCCGCCAGGGAGACCTCCTGAAGCTCGCGCAGAACGTCCGGATCGGCAAACGCTTCGTCTAGCCCGAGGCCGGAGTCGTAGAGCGTGTACTTCAGAATGGCCAAGAGCTCCTCTCCGATATGCCGGAGCTCGGCGGCGGATACGGCCTTGCGGGCACTGAGCTCGGAGAAGAAGCGGTCCAGAGCGGCTTCCGCCTGCACCTCCGACAGCTGGCGGACGGCCTCCGCCATCTCCTGGTAGAAGCGGACGGGGCGAAAGCCGGTCTCCGCCTCCTCCCGGTCCTCCCGCTGCTTGGCGCAGTAGACGCGAAGCGTGGTGTCCGGGGCGCACCGCTTGTCCTCAAGCGCCAGAAAGGCCTCCTCCGTCGAATCCGCGATGCGCCGCCAGTCATGCTTCCCGAGCCCGGCCCCGATCTGCAGCCGGATGCGGAGATAGGTTTCCGCCGAGGCGATCAGCCTCTCTGCCAGCCGCAGGGCGAGCTCCCGGAAGCGCTCGTCGGATACCGCCCGGGACACATCGAGCAGCAGGGCCATGTGATGGCTGTGCAGCTCCAGAAAATGGGCCCCGACGCCGAGCTCCCGGGCGAGCTCCCGGCTGATGTTGCCGATGGCGAACCGCACCAGATTCCAGTCGCGGGCCGACCAGCCCTCCATGCGGTCGCCGCGGATCATCTCGACCGCGAGCACGAGGAACCGCGACGCGCCCCAGTCCGGTCCCTCGCCCGGAGGCGGTTCTCCGGCCTCTGGGCCTTTCCCGCAGCCGGTCACGACCGCCTTCAGCCATTCGTTCGCCACGAACGGCTCATAGAGCATGAGCTTCTGCCTCAGCTCATGCTCCTCCAGCCTTTGCCGGCTTGCAGCCTCGAGCTCGGCTATGGCCTTCTCCAGCACCTCGCGGATCGTCTGCAGGGTCACCGGCTTCGACAAATAGTCGTCCACGCTGAGCCGCAGCGCCTGGCGGGCGTACTCGAAGTCGGCGTAGCCGCTCAGGATGACGATCCGCCCGGCGAAGTCCTCCCGGCGCAGCTGCTCGATCATGTCGAGCCCGTTCATGACGGGCATGTAAATATCCGTGATGACGATATCGGGGGCATGCTCGCGGATGAGCCGGAGGCCTTCCTCCCCGTCCATCGCCTCGCCCACCGGCTCGAGGTTAAGCTCCCGCCACGGAATCATGCGTTGCATGCCTTGAAGGGCCTGCCGGTCGTCATCGACGAGAACGATTTTCCACATGGCCGTCTCCTCCTCCTTCATCAGGTTTGCGGGTCAGCCGGGGCAGAAGAATGCGGGCTTCCGTTCCGTCCCCGTTCTCCCTTGCCGTGAGCTCCACCCCGTAGGGCGGACCGAACATGGCCTTCACCCGGTCCTTCACGTTGCGTATGCCGTAGCCCCCGGTCTTACGCCGCGGCTTCGTCTCCCAGCCGTCCGGCAGCCCCCGTCCGTCGTCCGTGACGGTTAGCCGGACGCCTTCGGGGTGCTCTTGCACCCGGATCGCCACCGTGCCGGTGCGGCGGCCGTGAAAGCCGTGAATGACGGCATTCTCCACGAACGGCTGAATGGTCAGCTTGGGCACGAGGAGAGCTCGGAGCTCCGAAGGGCAGTCGATTGAATAATGAAGCCCTTCTCCCCACTTCAGCTGCTGGATCTGCAGGTAGCATTCCGTGTGCATCAGCTCGTCCTCCAGGGGAATGAAGCTTTCCCCGTTCGACAGCCCGATGCGGAACATGCGGCCCATGAGCTCGAGCACGTGGGAGATGCGGTCCTGGCCCGCCTCGATCGCCATCCAGTTCAGCTGATCGAGCGTATTGTACAGAAAATGCGGGTTGATCATCGCCTGAAGGGCGCGGATCTCCGCTTCGCGCTGGGCCTTGTACTGAAGCTCGAGGGAAGCGTAGAGTTCCTCTATGCGCTCGACCAGCTTGCGGTACCCGCCGAACAGGCTGCCGAACTCATTGTGGTAGCGGGTCGGGTACGTCTGGACGCTGCGGTTCAGCGCATAGCCGCTCATCAGCTGCAGAAGCTCCCGGATCGGGCGGGTAAACCGGCGCGAGAGCACGAGCGTGAACCCGAGAGCGAGAAGCCCGGCGGTCCCGCCCACGATAGCGAGCGTCTTCGCGAGCTTGCGGCTTGCGCTGGTGATCTCCCGCCACGGGGTAAGCTCCACAAGCGTCCACCCGTCAGGGAAGGAGCGGGACCAGACCATCAGCGCGTCTGTGGCGGGAGAGCTGTGGTCCGGCAGCGAGATTCTCCGGTGACCGGCATCCGAAGCGGGACCGCCGGCACCGCCTTCCGCCTGCTCATAAACGCCGGGCGGCACCGCGGTCCGGCCCGTACGGAGCATCAGCCGCCCTCCCGTATCGAAGAGAAGCCGGCTCGGGTTCGCCTGGTTTCCGTTCAAGATGTCTTCCAGCACCTTCGCCTTCAGGTTGATGACGAGCACTCCGATGTTAACGCCGTCCTTCGAATTGATGCGGCGGACAAAACCGAGCGCCTGGTCATATCCCTGCGCGGAGGAGACCTCCCTCTCCCCGATCCAGACGGAATCGGCTCTCTCCGCGGCGGCATACCAGGGCTCCTCCCTTATGGAGGCCAGGGGGAGAAACTGGACATCGGCCTGCCGGTCGGTAAGCGTAGGAGAATCCACATACACCTGAAGGGATTGGATAGAAGGAGAGCTGTTCACAAGCGGCGTGAGGTAATCCTTGGCCAGCGTATCCCTCGCCTTGTTTCTAGTATAGTAATCACCCTTCAGCGTCAAATAATCCACGAAGGCCGAGTTGAGCGAGACAGCAAGGGACGACTGTTCCACGTTGCGCATCTGCGCGGTCAGCTGCTTGTTGAGCTCGAGCAGCATGCCCTGCTGGTAATAGGACGTGCTGGTCGCCTGCTCCCGGGCCGAAAGGGTGTAGCTGATCCAGGTGATCAAGGCCAGCAGCACCGTGATGAAGACCCCGAAGGAGATAAAGAACACATAATCGATCCGGTAGCGGTACAAGATGCTGCCCATGCCCTCTCTCCTTTCTGCCAGGGATCTTTGGCCGCGAAAAGCCCTCTATCGCCGGCCTCTACGGCCATCCCGTATAGGTTTCCCGAATATGGAAAAAGCTGCGGAAGCCGCAGCTGGGAATAACCGGTATCCGGGCCTTGATCGCCCGCTATCTAAATCTTATCCTTTCAGGCCGGTGGTGGCAATCCCTTCGACAAAGTGCTTCTGCGCCAGGAAGAAGATAATCACCGGCGGCAGAACCGAGAGAAGCGCCATGGCAAGCAGCTGGCCCCACGCGACCGCCGACTGGGTGTCCATGAACATTCGGACCGCGAGCGGAAGCGTGTATTTGTCCATCGTGTTCAAGTATATGAGCGGTCCGAAATATTCGTCCCAGCCCCAGATGAACGAGAAGATCATGACGGTGATAAGGGCGGGTTTCGTCAGCGGCAGCACGATGCGCCAGTAAATGCCGAACCAGGTGCAGCCGTCCATTTTGGCCGACTCGTCGAGCTCCCGCGGAATGCCCCGGATGAACTGCACGAGCAGGAAGATGAAGAACGCTCCCCCCATCGCCGAAGGGACGATGAACGGCAGGTACGTGTTGATCCAGTTGAAGGAATAGAACATCGAGTACTGCGGAATGAGCGTTACCTGGGCGGGCAGCATGAGCGTGAGCAGCAGCACCGAGAACCAGAAATTTTTGAGCGGGAAGGTCAGCCGGGCGAACCCGAACGCTACGAGACTGGCCGAAATAACATGCAGCACCGTTGTCGTCAGGTTAAGCTTGAGCGAATTCAGGTAGAAATACGTGAACGTATACTTCGGAAGGGCGTTCCAGCCCAGCGTGTAGTTCTCCCACATCCATTTCTTCGGGAAAAGGGTCGGCAGCGCGAGCTCCGGCGTCGTCTTGAACGAAGCCCCGATCCACCACAGCACCGGATAGAACATGAGCAGGCTGAAGGCCAGAAGCACGGCATGGGTGAGCAGCTTTCCTTTCCA contains:
- a CDS encoding protein phosphatase 2C domain-containing protein, producing the protein MRIDKISLQGSNPWNEDALVVNESLQLYGVLDGATSLLPYRGAGGETGGYLASRLAADYWNGLPSAEAVPGGFSLREAVLAANARLRARMEECGIDVTRKDQLWSTGLALVRILPGGIEYAQAGDCMLAAVYADGAVRVVTRDHVEHLDRVSKAKWREGLARGLASKAELWEYVRPVITANRMKVNTPEGYSVMNGEPELAETLEYGRINRIGLRALLLVTDGLFPPAVEGRESGGMEKLAARVQEQGLEGYARSLVEIEEADPECRTYIRLKKSDDKTGMWLQW
- a CDS encoding MBL fold metallo-hydrolase, with the translated sequence MDRLTFWGTGDSMGVPRVYCECGVCREARTSGRNRRLRSSVELTTGDGPLLIDCGPDWKAQMERFGRREMKRVLMTHAHFDHMAGLPEWADSCRWTKNTGRLFGPEEVLATVRERYPWLESSLTFHEADQGLSFGGWTIEPFKVPHGKNGFSYAYRFAKNGYRWVYCPDSINLSEEAKAFFSGVDLLVLGTSFYKEEFPYHTRSVYDMIEGQELVRELGAGQAVFTHMSHDVDLGRTYLLPPNIRLAETGLSLELGWEA
- a CDS encoding response regulator, with protein sequence MIHGTPDGKTANRSHTHTFPRILVAEDHDINRRVIELVLTRLGHEAQYVQDGEQARLALENDAYDLVFLDLNMPVMSGLEVARGVAPGENGERPVLVAISASVMPEDKEACQAAGMDEFIGKPFRVDSVREVIGKYFPAVEA
- a CDS encoding stalk domain-containing protein; the encoded protein is MALAMAAVLFIPSGRVSAEGAVRVTFDNVPMVFEVNPVIVEGTTLVPFRSIFERMGMKVTWNNEYRTVTGVRDGLILTIPIDSRTVYVNGSPLTLEVPAKIVSDVTMVPVRFVGESSGYSIAWDQGTRTVIIQSPPDNGTRPPASVPPPGMKSVEDIAELSDRVVYLELYDEDGEMISAGSGVVLSRDGKIVTNYHVIEGAVQGKVILSDDRELEVKTVLNHDRDRDLALLQTEPLPVAPVALGRSSALKEGEQVVAIGSPLGLKNTVSTGIVSARNRMVDGYPYIQISVPIDHGSSGGALFNLKGELVGITSAGYESSANLNLAIPVSAVEDLLKKPAEPLTLAALSERYPDPDRILEENAEAMTTYLQKKFGEVRGYQGKHDFDFTVMVFPFGEEFGTDFMISLVTETLEEGGRLMALDQQDPDLLPGLLQAVSKEAHKEFGFCYTVASFIRVESDVSPKGYPDGSVQKQDDGTYLVVHGVCMGIFDYTNGEARIVRKPGDKEISYPVPLE
- a CDS encoding ABC transporter substrate-binding protein; amino-acid sequence: MNRSTKRGSLALMALALSLTTAACGVKKEEGAAAGSGSSAAPGGNAGTPVKLRIMWWGSQSRHDATQKALDLYTKKHPNVTFEPAYQSFDGYQDKLSTQSAAKNTPDIFQMDAAWFNDWASSNRLADLSSVNVKDVDPTLLETGKYKDKLYAVPLGNNAWGMVYNKAVFDKLGIQPPQTFEELFQMAKEVKPKLAKDQYLIKDMTADNAWYDSYQLSKGKGNARTKEGKFNYDKDTWMEWMNQWKELRKGGFTTPADVTTSDKGQDAKMDLLGQEKILIKGSHAAEFPGFDALKPGNLALAPMPKGSKPGGWLKASMYWSVSPDSKNLEEAKKFVDWFINDPEAADVLGTSRGTPVSKTVLKGLEPKFNATDKAGIELINKVSKEGNVFDPGPGNKGGWAKFAKEYDNIVQQIMFDKMTPEKGWEEVVKLSKDVEQK
- a CDS encoding response regulator transcription factor, translating into MWKIVLVDDDRQALQGMQRMIPWRELNLEPVGEAMDGEEGLRLIREHAPDIVITDIYMPVMNGLDMIEQLRREDFAGRIVILSGYADFEYARQALRLSVDDYLSKPVTLQTIREVLEKAIAELEAASRQRLEEHELRQKLMLYEPFVANEWLKAVVTGCGKGPEAGEPPPGEGPDWGASRFLVLAVEMIRGDRMEGWSARDWNLVRFAIGNISRELARELGVGAHFLELHSHHMALLLDVSRAVSDERFRELALRLAERLIASAETYLRIRLQIGAGLGKHDWRRIADSTEEAFLALEDKRCAPDTTLRVYCAKQREDREEAETGFRPVRFYQEMAEAVRQLSEVQAEAALDRFFSELSARKAVSAAELRHIGEELLAILKYTLYDSGLGLDEAFADPDVLRELQEVSLAEELKAWVLTKVKDVCDRFSRTDNLKHKQAVDFMVRYIHEHYAEDIRLSDLAEKVYLSRNYLSNIFRDATGETFNDYLTRVRMEKAKSLILERKLLVFEIAEKVGYKNVPYFTTLFKKHTGRSPSDFSKG
- a CDS encoding cache domain-containing sensor histidine kinase translates to MGSILYRYRIDYVFFISFGVFITVLLALITWISYTLSAREQATSTSYYQQGMLLELNKQLTAQMRNVEQSSLAVSLNSAFVDYLTLKGDYYTRNKARDTLAKDYLTPLVNSSPSIQSLQVYVDSPTLTDRQADVQFLPLASIREEPWYAAAERADSVWIGEREVSSAQGYDQALGFVRRINSKDGVNIGVLVINLKAKVLEDILNGNQANPSRLLFDTGGRLMLRTGRTAVPPGVYEQAEGGAGGPASDAGHRRISLPDHSSPATDALMVWSRSFPDGWTLVELTPWREITSASRKLAKTLAIVGGTAGLLALGFTLVLSRRFTRPIRELLQLMSGYALNRSVQTYPTRYHNEFGSLFGGYRKLVERIEELYASLELQYKAQREAEIRALQAMINPHFLYNTLDQLNWMAIEAGQDRISHVLELMGRMFRIGLSNGESFIPLEDELMHTECYLQIQQLKWGEGLHYSIDCPSELRALLVPKLTIQPFVENAVIHGFHGRRTGTVAIRVQEHPEGVRLTVTDDGRGLPDGWETKPRRKTGGYGIRNVKDRVKAMFGPPYGVELTARENGDGTEARILLPRLTRKPDEGGGDGHVENRSRR
- a CDS encoding carbohydrate ABC transporter permease, producing the protein MNKELTWKGKLLTHAVLLAFSLLMFYPVLWWIGASFKTTPELALPTLFPKKWMWENYTLGWNALPKYTFTYFYLNSLKLNLTTTVLHVISASLVAFGFARLTFPLKNFWFSVLLLTLMLPAQVTLIPQYSMFYSFNWINTYLPFIVPSAMGGAFFIFLLVQFIRGIPRELDESAKMDGCTWFGIYWRIVLPLTKPALITVMIFSFIWGWDEYFGPLIYLNTMDKYTLPLAVRMFMDTQSAVAWGQLLAMALLSVLPPVIIFFLAQKHFVEGIATTGLKG